From the Mycobacterium noviomagense genome, the window GCTGATGTACCACTATTTCCCGGACAAGCGGGCATTTTTCGACGCGGTCGTCGACGCCGAGGCACAGCGGTTGTTCGAAGCAACTACCCCGCCGCGGGGACCGGATCAGACGCTGTTTCAGCGGATTCGCGCCGCCGTGCTCGCCTGCCTGGAATATCACGAACGCCATCCGAACAGCGTGTGGGCCGCCTACCTCGGTGTGGGTCGCGCCGACCCGCTGCTACTCGCCATCGAGGAACTAGTCATCGACCGGCAGGTTCCGCGCGTCATGGCCCTGCTCACCGAGGTGGTTCCGGGTCGGCAGCAGGGTTTGGACGGGTCCACGGCATGCGCGCTCAGAATGAGCGTGTCGGGATGGCTGGCATTCACCTTCGAGGTGTGCCGGCAGCAAATCACGGACCCAGCCGTCGACGGCGGATTGCTGGGCGACGTCTGCGCTCACGCCCTGCTGGACACGATTGCCCGGCTGCCCGGGATTC encodes:
- a CDS encoding TetR/AcrR family transcriptional regulator is translated as MGEGRRRLSPDHRRAELLAWGVEMFGRRPYDEVRIDEVAERAGVSRALMYHYFPDKRAFFDAVVDAEAQRLFEATTPPRGPDQTLFQRIRAAVLACLEYHERHPNSVWAAYLGVGRADPLLLAIEELVIDRQVPRVMALLTEVVPGRQQGLDGSTACALRMSVSGWLAFTFEVCRQQITDPAVDGGLLGDVCAHALLDTIARLPGIPAGLAEAVAPERR